In one window of Episyrphus balteatus chromosome 3, idEpiBalt1.1, whole genome shotgun sequence DNA:
- the LOC129916455 gene encoding uncharacterized protein LOC129916455, which produces MEEIFSLCHHFNVIDVNILTEDPKRGVSMFTYFLFTKSICRGFSPILMYNFNEGFEKFNNLFPPKLKNFHGCPIKLSARTFAPYFTFIGNKSKPEPIGNWENISGLEGALMKYLALTLNFTIELLPFAEDQSYGCFELLRNGEADVVIGGFGDSNIVRWGFSPSTAYHNSAIFFVIRGKNMLSSLGRLARPFSIEVWILVAVFFILTIILIFLLKIARKSIYQFVLGEQNHNPVTNFLAVFLGYPMCRTPRRNFARFIFLNMLLLTFILRNAYLGSLYHAFRKDNFFKIPSGFEDLIKWNYTIILPFDNSQLFDFPKERTIIAKMGEFDKRLQFFEELKGRYVTVTLYDQLFYYVLQKLKNKTETGLFTTPEIIYNYHFVMFMRKHSIYLTPFNKMIKELNEAGILEILRSEFVKNDVLFMISRYLKYQKKNIPLNNERLYGLYYLFGSLVGISILVFCLEILSYRFRNLQRIIGWIFKF; this is translated from the exons ATGGAAGAAATCTTCAGTCTTTGTCATCACTTCAACGTTATCGATGTAAATATCCTAACAGAAGACCCAAAGAGAGGTGTCTCTATGTTCACCTACTTTCTTTTTACGAAATCCATCTGTCGGGGCTTTTCTCCAATACTTATGTACAATTTCAATGAAGGCTTTGAAAAGTTTAACAATCTTTTCCCGccgaaacttaaaaattttcacgGTTGTCCTATAAAGTTATCAGCCCGCACTTTTGCTCCATATTTCACTTTCATTGGGAATAAAAGCAAACCAGAGCCGATAGGAAACTGGGAAAATATTTCCGGACTTGAAGGAGCTTTGATGAAGTATCTAGCTTTGACATTGAATTTCACGATTGAATTACTGCCTTTTGCCGAAGACCAATCTTATGGATGTTTTGAATTG TTAAGAAATGGCGAAGCAGATGTTGTTATTGGAGGCTTCGGAGACTCAAATATTGTTCGATGGGGCTTCTCTCCAAGCACCGCGTATCATAATTCTGCGATTTTCTTTGTGATTCGAGGGAAAAACATGCTTAGTTCACTGGGTCGTCTTGCCAGACCATTTTCCATTGAAGTGTGGATTCTTGTGGCAGTTTTTTTTATCCTTACCATAATCCTTATATTCCTCCTCAAAATAGCGAGGAAATCAATTTATCAGTTTGTCTTGGGAGAACAGAATCACAATCCAGTGACTAATTTCTTGGCAGTTTTTCTTGGATATCCAATGTGCCGAACACCACGACGTAATTTCGCTAGATTTATATTTCTAAATATGCTTCTTCTTACTTTTATCTTGCGCAATGCCTATCTTGGATCTCTGTATCATGCTTTTCGTaaggataatttttttaagattccatCAGGATTTGAGGATCTCATTAAATGGAACTATACAATTATACTTCCCTTCGACAACTCACAGTTATTTGATTTCCCCAAGGAACGTACAATTATAGCTAAAATGGGTGAATTTGACAAAAGACTACAATTCTTTGAAGAACTCAAAGGCCGATATGTAACAGTGACTTTATATGATCAgttattttattatgttttgcaaaaactaaaaaacaaaaccgaaacTGGGCTTTTTACTACCCCGGAAATTATTTACAATTATCATTTTGTTATGTTTATGCGAAAACATTCGATTTATTTGACTCCTttcaataaaatgataaaagaatTGAATGAAGCAGGAATATTGGAAATATTAAGATCAGAATTTGTAAAGAATGATGTATTATTTATGATAAGTCGATATTTAAAGTATCAAAAAAAGAACATACCATTGAATAATGAGCGCCTCTATggtttgtattatttatttggTAGTTTGGTAGGAATTTCAATATTGGTATTTTGTTTGGAAATACTTTCATATCGTTTTAGAAACTTGCAAAGAATTATTGGGtggatatttaaattttaa